In the genome of Hydractinia symbiolongicarpus strain clone_291-10 chromosome 5, HSymV2.1, whole genome shotgun sequence, one region contains:
- the LOC130644893 gene encoding uncharacterized protein LOC130644893 — protein MRLIFAYLFGIFIVVASKKSHHAIPTYFHRRYSNGSLIDRQNEREFQSVCNKDYRPRLSEDVSIRVVPSKSLANKEEVTVSWQIDSPPSKQDWIGLFCPKTGQPNEVLDYFHITVSSTWKEGYGEFKVFLYNLRTECEFRYYHFDDSALLAVSETITFKHGANEPLQGHVSMTRNPGEMRVMWVSGTEDTPVVYYGLFEHAMILKSHGTTRTYNASQMCAFPASSVGFRDPGYIHDVLLQPLLVNTRYYYQFGDGKTMSDVYNFTTPLPAGDPTPHMVITYGDQGVVDSPGSHGTAARIIEEYRDNNIRKVLHNGDISYAMGYAYIWEQWFSLVQPYATLVPYMVTIGNHEQDHLTGGEKDPSGAGNGFHPIWGNFGADSGGECGVPMYYRFHMADNGHSIWWYSYDFGLVHYVVMSTEHDYSPGTAQHAWLENDLKAVNRKVTPWVVITGHRPMYTSQEQLDEEEVAINMQKLFEDLLHTYQVDLALWSHVHSYQRTCKLYRNKCTADGTVHIVVGTAGRPIDLEFFEDKPWLRFSSEEFGYGRLWIANATSMKYEFVTNKDRKVIDTYWFEK, from the exons AtgagattgattttcgcgtacCTTTTTGGAATTTTTATTGTTGTGGCTTCAAAAAAGTCCCACCATGCTATTCCAACTTATTTCCACCGCAGATACTCAAACGGCTCGCTTATCGATCGTCAGAACGAACGCGAGTTTCAATCTGTGTGCAACAAAGATTACAGACCGCGATTGAGCGAAGATGTCTCCATTCGCGTCGTACCGTCCAAAAGCCTTGCAAACAAAGAAGAAGTAACTGTTTCGTGGCAAATAGACTCACCTCCATCAAAACAAGACTGGATTGGTTTGTTTTGTCCAAAAACTGGCCAACCTAATGAGGTTTTAGATTATTTTCACATCACTGTCTCTTCAACATGGAAAGAGGGTTATGGAGAGTTTAAAGTCTTTCTGTATAACCTCCGAACAGAGTGTGAATTTCGATATTACCATTTTgatgatagcgctttattagcGGTGAGCGAAACAATAACTTTCAAACATGGTGCAAATGAGCCTTTACAGGGTCATGTATCAATGACACGAAATCCTGGAGAGATGAGAGTAATGTGGGTATCAGGAACAG aagACACACCTGTAGTTTATTATGGGTTGTTTGAACACGCAATGATTTTAAAATCACACGGAACAACGAGAACGTACAATGCGTCACAGATGTGTGCTTTTCCCGCTTCTTCAGTGGGATTTCGTGATCCTGGCTACATACATGACGTTTTGTTGCAACCACTTCTAGTGAACACGAGGTACTATTATCAATTTGGCGATGGGAAG ACAATGAGTGATGTTTACAACTTTACTACACCGCTTCCAGCTGGCGATCCTACTCCACACATGGTAATTACATATGGAGATCAGGGTGTAGTTGACTCACCCGGTTCACATGGTACTGCCGCTCGAATTATCGAAGAATATCGCGATAACAACATTCGAAAAGTCTTACATAATGGAGATATATCGTACGCCATGGGATAT gctTATATCTGGGAACAATGGTTTTCTCTAGTCCAGCCTTACGCAACTTTGGTGCCATATATGGTTACCATTGGTAACCATGAACAAGATCATTTGACAGGTGGTGAAAAAGATCCAAGTGGAGCTGGAAATGGGTTTCATCCAATTTGGGGAAATTTTGGTGCTGATTCTGGTGGCGAATGTGGTGTTCCAATGTATTATCGCTTTCATATGGCGGATAATGGACATTCCATTTGGTG GTATAGTTATGATTTCGGACTTGTTCACTACGTTGTAATGAGTACAGAACATGACTACAGTCCAGGTACAGCACAACACGCATGGTTGGAGAATGATTTGAAAGCTGTTAATAGAAAGGTTACCCCTTGGGTAGTTATTACTGGTCATCGACCTATGTACACTAGTCAAGAACAACTTG ACGAAGAAGAAGTAGCCATCAACATGCAAAAGCTCTTTGAAGATCTGCTGCATACATACCAAGTTGATCTTGCGTTGTGGTCACACGTTCACTCCTACCAGCGCACATGCAAACTATACAGGAACAAATGTACGGCAGACGGAACTGTTCACATTGTTGTTGGTACTGCGGGACGGCCAATTGATTTGGAATTTTTCGAGGATAAGCCATGGCTACGTTTTAGCTCGGAAGAATTCGGTTATGGAAGGTTGTGGATTGCAAATGCTACATCGATGAAATATGAATTTGTGACAAACAAGGACAGAAAGGTTATTGACACGTATTGGTTTGAGAAGTAA
- the LOC130644894 gene encoding potassium channel subfamily K member 2-like → MGVFFINWITSLQGPTKNLLLRTLIFTAYLLVGAAIFRMIESRTGIEEKNDFDQIKQDIIDTYGINNSVLEIFIDRVRSAEAEGYWDVDFERWSFFGSLFFAATVLTTIGFGHMAPRTFSGRLFCMIYAFFGIPITGLMLKSFGEKLMDSIDVSVALIDEKLLKRERRSTAVRTSLILFTLMVSMIIFLALASQLYEGWTFFEGFYFGFVTLSTIGFGDFVPTTPHHGVNGVTHIHVALFIIVTFFYITIGLAVVSSVLVSVSRIFESKTEWEFVSLQDAYQDGDENHNEQTELLIDK, encoded by the exons ATGGgcgtattttttataaattggaTTACCTCCCTTCAAGGACCGACGAAGAATCTTTTATTACGGACACTTATTTTCACAGCATATTTATTAGTTGGAGCTGCAATTTTTCGGATGATCGAGTCCAGAACGGGGATAGAAgagaaaaatgattttgatcAAATTAAGCAAGACATAATAGACACGTATGGTATCAACAATAGCGTTTTGGAGATATTTATTGACCGTGTTCGCTCAGCTGAAGCGGAAGGTTATTGGGATGTTGACTTCGAACGATGGAGTTTTTTTGGCTCATTGTTCTTTGCAGCTACAGTTCTCACCACTATAG GTTTCGGACACATGGCACCAAGAACTTTTAGCGGTCGACTATTTTGTATGATATATGCTTTTTTTGGGATACCCATCACTGGCTTGATGTTGAAATCATTCG GTGAAAAACTTATGGACAGCATCGACGTTTCCGTTGCCCTGATTGacgaaaaattgttaaaaagagAAAGACGCTCCACCGCAGTGCGCACAAGCTTGATTCTTTTCACCCTAATGGTATCAATGATCATATTTTTGGCCCTAGCGTCGCAACTGTATGAAGGCTGGACCTTCTTTGAAGGTTTTTACTTCGGCTTTGTCACATTAAGCACCATCGGTTTCGGAGACTTCGTCCCGACCACACCCCATCACGGCGTCAACGGAGTCACGCACATTCACGTCGCATTATTTATCATagtaacttttttttacatcacCATTGGTTTAGCGGTCGTATCGAGCGTGCTCGTTTCTGTATCGAgaatatttgaaagtaaaacAGAATGGGAGTTTGTTTCGTTACAAGATGCATACCAAGACGGAGATGAAAATCACAATGAACAAACTGAGTTGCTGatagataaataa
- the LOC130644892 gene encoding uncharacterized protein LOC130644892 yields MIKLIVAANVRFLYVVFYCCALKYLWKRLLCFHDEFYELFNSRMMDITRLYALVLFLCSLPICHSAGKDHPVPSYFRSTDANGNLLHREKESYDAVLPKPFVTRISRKDSGAILKVSPITVENGGIVNVTWQNIINPQQKDFIAFYCPVDDSLTHYLDYFFVTVSKTWSLGYGGKQVTVYNMRTNCVFKYFRSIGYSQLVTVSNELSFTGGAIAPLQGHIALTGNPSEMRVMWTSGKGNEAAVVRYGLTTSMSQSVYKVDMKTYSASDMCESPANSSGFWNPGFIYDVLLSDLRLNTKYYYSFGTKDHMSAMFHFQTALPAGDPTSYKFIAYGDMGIAPYSAVPTSELIQSQIKQDESLRFVLHNGDISYAEGHAYIWDQWMTLIEPYATLLPYMIGIGNHEQDHLTGGIKHDPSGAKGDGGFRPRWGNNGQDSGGECGVPMFKRFHMPDNGNAVWWYSFDYGLVHYVMMSTEHDFTPGSRQYTWLENDLRSVDREKTPWLIFSGHRAMYCSSLYIDNYVIALNMQRLFEDLLYKYKVDLALWSHYHSYERTCKVYKNQCRDDGIIHIVVGSAGKKIDLDIWFDKPWSMFHQNEYGYGVVTVANATAMKWEWIQNNKKKTMDSVWITK; encoded by the exons ATGATAAAATTGATAGTAGCTGCAAACGTGAGATTTCTATATGTGGTTTTTTACTGCTGTGCCTTGAAATATTTGTGGAAGCGATTGTTGTGTTTCCATGATGAG TTTTACGAATTATTTAACTCTCGAATGATGGATATAACAAGGCTGTACGCATTAGTACTTTTTCTTTGTTCATTACCAATTTGTCATAGTGCTGGAAAGGACCATCCAGTACCTAGCTATTTTCG GAGCACAGATGCAAATGGAAATTTGTTACACAGAGAAAAAGAATCTTATGATGCTGTTTTGCCTAAACCTTTTGTCACTCGCATCTCACGTAAAGACTCTGGTGCAATTTTGAAAGTCTCGCCAATAACTGTAGAGAATGGTGGCATTGTTAATGTTACATGGCAGAATATTATAAACCCACAACAAAAAGATTTTATTGCTTTTTATTGTCCAGTGGATGACAGCCTAACTCATTATCtggattatttttttgtaacagTTAGTAAAACATGGTCACTTGGCTATGGTGGTAAACAAGTTACCGTATACAATATGAGAACAAACTGTGTCTTTAAATATTTCCGCAGCATTGGTTATTCGCAACTTGTCACTGTGAGTAATGAATTGTCATTTACTGGTGGAGCAATAGCCCCATTGCAAGGCCATATTGCTTTGACTGGTAATCCATCAGAAATGAGAGTTATGTGGACATCTGGTAAAG GAAATGAGGCAGCTGTGGTGAGGTATGGACTGACAACAAGCATGAGCCAATCAGTGTATAAAGTTGACATGAAAACATATAGTGCCAGTGATATGTGTGAATCACCTGCAAATTCCTCAGGATTTTGGAATCCTGGTTTTATTTATGATGTGCTACTCTCTGATTTAAGACTGAACACGAAGTATTATTACTCTTTTGGAACAAAAGAT caTATGAGCGCAATGTTTCACTTTCAAACTGCGCTCCCTGCTGGTGATCCAACATCATACAAGTTTATTGCTTATGGAGATATGGGGATTGCACCATACTCAGCTGTTCCAACCTCAGAGCTTATCCAAAGTCAAATAAAGCAAGATGAAAGTTTACGGTTTGTCCTTCATAATGGTGACATCTCTTATGCTGAAGGTCAT GCTTACATTTGGGATCAATGGATGACGTTGATTGAACCCTATGCTACGCTTCTTCCTTATATGATTGGTATTGGTAACCACGAGCAAGATCACCTTACTGGCGGTATCAAACATGACCCGAGTGGGGCGAAAGGTGATGGAGGATTTCGACCAAGGTGGGGTAACAATGGACAAGATTCTGGTGGTGAGTGTGGAGTTCCGATGTTCAAACGTTTCCATATGCCAGATAATGGTAATGCAGTGTGGTG GTACAGTTTTGATTATGGTTTAGTTCATTATGTTATGATGAGTACAGAACACGATTTTACACCAGGTTCAAGACAGTATACATGGCTGGAAAATGATTTGAGAAGTGTTGATCGCGAAAAGACTCCATGGCTGATTTTCTCAGGACACAGAGCAATGTATTGTAGCTCTCTTTATATAG acaATTATGTGATCGCACTGAACATGCAGCGCTTGTTCGAAGATCTTTTGTACAAATATAAAGTCGATCTTGCTTTATGGTCACATTACCATTCTTACGAGAGAACGTGCAAGGTTTACAAAAACCAATGTCGTGATGATGGTATTATTCACATCGTTGTGGGATCTGCtggaaaaaaaatagatttagaTATTTGGTTTGACAAGCCATGGTCTATGTTTCATCAGAATGAGTATGGGTATGGGGTTGTCACTGTTGCCAATGCGACAGCTATGAAATGGGAGTGGattcaaaacaataaaaagaaaacgatGGATTCTGTCTGGATCACTAAATAA